The following DNA comes from Dehalococcoidia bacterium.
GGCCACGCAGCCCCATGGGCTTGTAATCTCCCCTGGCCCGTGCACCCCGCGGGAGGCGGGCATCTCCAATGACGTCATTCGCCATTTCGGGCAGCGCATCCCCGTGCTAGGGGTATGCCTGGGGCACCAGTGCATTGGGCATGTGTTCGGAGCGCGGGTGGGGCGGGCTCCGGAGATTGTGCACGGCAAGACCTCCCTCATTTATCACGATGGTAAAGGGGTCTTTCGTGGTTTGCTCAATCCCTTCCCTGCCACCCGTTATCACTCCTTGGTTGTCTACGAGGAGGGCCTGCCGGAGTGTCTGGAGGTGAGCGCCCGCACCGCCTCCGGGCTTATCATGGGCCTGCGCCACCGCACCTGGCCCATTGAAGGGGTGCAGTTCCATCCCGAATCCATCGCTACTCCCGCGGGGAAGGACCTGCTGCGCAATTTCCTGGATATGGTATACTCTAGGCAGGGAGGCCGGGGAAAGCCATGAACCTGAAAGAACTGGTCTCTGCCCACCGAGCCCACAGCCCCCGTTTGTCCGGGAAACCGCTGGAGGCGGTGCTCTTGTGGTATGCGGACTTGGGGCTAGAGGTGTGGGACGAGGAGGTGCGCTACCATTGTCCCTCCTGTGGCATCGTGCTCACGG
Coding sequences within:
- a CDS encoding aminodeoxychorismate/anthranilate synthase component II, with amino-acid sequence MLVLIDNYDSFTYNLYQYLCELGAEVRVVRNDQATLEDLEATQPHGLVISPGPCTPREAGISNDVIRHFGQRIPVLGVCLGHQCIGHVFGARVGRAPEIVHGKTSLIYHDGKGVFRGLLNPFPATRYHSLVVYEEGLPECLEVSARTASGLIMGLRHRTWPIEGVQFHPESIATPAGKDLLRNFLDMVYSRQGGRGKP